Proteins found in one Pirellulales bacterium genomic segment:
- a CDS encoding cellulose binding domain-containing protein, protein MRKRGNWRNWLPEFTSPIFGKSTSSPTRTRRDSRHSWRSSGFEMLEDRSMLAAGVVATYSVTNDWGSGYQAQIQLNNPQATSISNWQAQFDLARNITSIWNATIVSHTGNHYVVQGAAWDRTLAANSSVAFGFVASGGGSVAPTNYVINGVPSGGGGQPAPTPTLSIADVTQTEGNSGATNFLFNVTLSAASTTPVTVKYATTNGTATAGSDYTATSGTLTIPAGQLKGQISVPVLGDTMVEPDETFTVTLSSPTGATLSRASATGTITNDDTAPASGNFKFQVTSDWGSGFTGQVTVTNSSQQPITNWQLEFDFPAAITSIWDATIISHTGNHYVIGNAGWNSTIPAGGTASFGFNGSPGNLSVVPTNYVLHNGTSGGGGGSTGTTNHAPTPAADALLVNPSQATVLNVLANDTDPDGDPLSVTAVTTPQHGTAVLNSNGTVTYTPTTGYTGTDAFSYTVSDGRGGTASAAVTLTIGTPASTTNWPAQYYAPYVDVTLYPTYNLVSATQTQGIKYYTLAFITADAQNQPAWGGYSEYEINGGTFDMALRQQVAQVRALGGDVMASFGGAANQELAQVITNVKTLTAAYQTVVTDYNLTHIDFDIEGAAVADHASIDRRSQALAALQQAQAAAGKPLSIWFTLPALPTGLTADGLYVLQSALKYGVQIGGVNVMTMDYGESAAPNPQGQMGTFAIEAANSLFTQLQGLYGGAKTSAQLWQMIGVTPMIGVNDDTKEVFDKAAAQQLTTFAQQHGMARISMWSLNRDTAGTAKNYVDNTSSSITQSAFDFSKIFETI, encoded by the coding sequence ATGAGGAAGCGTGGCAACTGGCGCAATTGGCTCCCTGAATTTACTTCGCCGATCTTTGGCAAAAGCACGTCTTCACCCACGCGCACGCGGCGCGATTCGCGTCACAGTTGGCGCAGCAGTGGCTTCGAAATGCTCGAAGATCGCAGCATGCTGGCCGCCGGCGTCGTGGCCACTTACTCCGTCACCAACGACTGGGGGTCGGGCTACCAGGCCCAGATTCAATTGAACAATCCACAGGCGACCAGCATTTCCAATTGGCAGGCGCAGTTCGACCTCGCCCGCAATATCACCTCGATCTGGAATGCCACGATCGTCAGCCACACCGGTAATCATTACGTCGTTCAGGGCGCCGCATGGGACAGGACGCTGGCAGCAAATTCCAGCGTCGCCTTCGGCTTCGTCGCCAGCGGCGGCGGCAGCGTGGCGCCGACGAACTACGTGATCAATGGCGTGCCGTCCGGCGGCGGTGGTCAGCCGGCGCCCACGCCCACGCTCTCGATTGCCGATGTCACGCAAACCGAGGGAAACAGCGGAGCCACGAATTTCCTTTTTAATGTGACACTCTCGGCCGCCTCGACCACGCCCGTGACCGTCAAGTACGCCACCACCAATGGCACGGCAACCGCCGGCAGCGACTACACGGCCACGAGCGGCACGCTGACGATTCCTGCCGGCCAACTGAAAGGGCAAATCTCGGTTCCGGTGCTCGGCGACACGATGGTCGAGCCTGACGAGACATTCACGGTCACGCTGAGCAGCCCTACCGGCGCCACGCTCTCGCGGGCGAGCGCCACCGGCACGATCACCAACGACGACACCGCGCCCGCCTCGGGAAACTTCAAATTCCAAGTCACAAGCGATTGGGGGTCGGGCTTCACCGGCCAGGTCACGGTCACCAACAGCAGCCAGCAGCCGATCACCAACTGGCAACTGGAATTCGATTTCCCCGCCGCGATCACCTCGATCTGGGACGCAACGATCATCAGCCACACAGGCAACCACTACGTGATCGGCAACGCCGGCTGGAACAGCACCATTCCGGCCGGCGGTACGGCGTCCTTTGGCTTCAATGGCAGCCCTGGCAACCTCTCCGTCGTGCCGACGAATTACGTGCTGCACAACGGTACGAGCGGGGGCGGTGGTGGATCCACGGGCACGACCAATCATGCCCCGACACCAGCCGCCGACGCCCTACTCGTGAATCCCAGCCAGGCCACCGTTCTCAATGTGCTGGCCAATGACACCGATCCCGACGGCGACCCGCTTTCGGTAACCGCCGTGACCACACCGCAGCACGGAACCGCCGTCTTGAACTCCAATGGCACGGTGACCTACACGCCGACAACCGGTTACACCGGCACCGACGCGTTTTCCTACACCGTAAGCGACGGTCGCGGCGGAACGGCCTCGGCCGCCGTGACACTGACGATCGGCACGCCGGCTTCGACGACCAACTGGCCGGCTCAGTACTATGCGCCGTACGTCGACGTCACTCTCTACCCGACTTACAACCTGGTCTCTGCGACGCAAACGCAAGGCATCAAGTACTACACGCTGGCCTTCATCACGGCCGACGCCCAGAACCAGCCCGCCTGGGGCGGCTACAGCGAGTATGAAATCAACGGCGGCACCTTCGACATGGCGCTACGCCAGCAGGTTGCCCAGGTACGGGCGCTGGGCGGTGACGTGATGGCGTCGTTCGGCGGCGCCGCGAATCAGGAGCTGGCGCAGGTCATTACCAACGTCAAAACCCTGACGGCCGCGTATCAGACCGTGGTCACCGACTACAACCTGACACACATCGATTTCGACATCGAAGGCGCGGCGGTCGCCGACCACGCCTCGATCGATCGACGATCGCAGGCGCTTGCCGCGTTGCAGCAAGCCCAGGCCGCCGCCGGCAAACCGCTGTCGATCTGGTTCACGCTACCCGCACTGCCCACGGGCCTGACGGCCGACGGGCTGTACGTTTTGCAATCCGCGCTAAAGTACGGTGTTCAGATCGGCGGCGTGAACGTGATGACGATGGACTATGGAGAGTCGGCCGCCCCGAACCCGCAGGGGCAGATGGGCACTTTCGCGATCGAAGCCGCCAACAGCCTGTTCACCCAGTTACAAGGGCTCTATGGCGGCGCCAAGACGAGTGCGCAACTGTGGCAGATGATCGGCGTAACACCCATGATCGGAGTCAACGACGATACGAAGGAAGTGTTCGACAAAGCGGCTGCGCAACAGCTCACTACGTTCGCGCAGCAGCACGGCATGGCGCGCATCTCGATGTGGTCGCTGAACCGCGATACGGCCGGAACAGCGAAGAATTATGTCGACAACACATCGAGCAGTATCACGCAGAGCGCTTTCGACTTCTCGAAGATTTTCGAAACGATCTGA
- a CDS encoding helix-turn-helix transcriptional regulator, producing the protein MPRGHVLPDGASVAALRGEAGLTQDELAERAGYGLRTIGNVEGGRRTTAATLTAIATVLAGCLGRPVQLSDLLVRRREDPETVGGVIIQQNIRLLELPATRSGADNSRWQPTAAAVLTDTVWLRQCPADTEELMFYYPATAVEGRSLSHHRNAVWLSSADTTRADRGNRAPQDRLRALLLQVPGLPREGMVVQNQVELATGFMRPHEKMIQSHVAYTTDSLTMLVKFPEQEPFRSLQGMWRHRAEGPLLPVAEKPLDIASGSLAFWHISAPRTGAVYQLNWT; encoded by the coding sequence ATGCCGCGAGGACACGTCCTGCCGGACGGCGCGAGCGTTGCCGCTTTACGCGGCGAGGCTGGCTTGACTCAAGACGAACTAGCAGAGCGGGCGGGATATGGCCTGCGCACCATTGGGAACGTCGAGGGAGGACGTCGTACGACCGCTGCCACGCTGACGGCCATCGCCACGGTGCTGGCCGGTTGCTTGGGGCGACCGGTTCAGCTTTCGGACCTGCTCGTCAGGCGCCGGGAGGATCCGGAAACCGTGGGCGGCGTCATTATTCAGCAGAACATCAGGCTGCTGGAACTGCCGGCCACCCGAAGCGGTGCGGACAACAGCCGTTGGCAGCCCACGGCTGCCGCCGTGTTGACCGATACGGTGTGGTTGCGGCAATGCCCCGCCGATACCGAAGAACTGATGTTCTACTACCCCGCCACCGCCGTCGAGGGGCGTTCGTTGTCGCACCATCGCAACGCCGTCTGGCTTTCGTCGGCCGACACGACGCGCGCAGACCGTGGCAACCGCGCGCCGCAAGACCGCTTGCGGGCATTGCTTCTGCAAGTGCCGGGCCTGCCGCGAGAGGGGATGGTCGTGCAGAATCAGGTAGAGCTCGCCACCGGGTTCATGCGTCCCCACGAAAAGATGATCCAATCGCACGTGGCCTATACGACGGATAGCCTGACGATGCTCGTCAAGTTCCCGGAACAAGAGCCGTTTCGCTCGTTGCAGGGAATGTGGCGGCATCGTGCGGAGGGACCGCTCTTGCCGGTTGCCGAAAAACCACTCGACATTGCCAGCGGAAGTCTCGCCTTCTGGCATATCAGCGCTCCGCGAACGGGCGCCGTGTACCAACTGAATTGGACTTAA
- the dnaX gene encoding DNA polymerase III subunit gamma/tau: protein MASDGLPGLSDDASPSGGVHREGGKKEYVVVARRYRPQTFAELVGQEHVARALTAAITSNRVGHAYLFTGARGVGKTSAARILAKCLNCQEGPAPVPCDRCDSCLSIAAGDDVDVLEIDGASNRGIEEMRELRHNVAIRPSRSRFKIYIIDEVHMLTREAFNALLKTLEEPPEHVKFIFCTTEAEKIPVTILSRCQRFDFAGIQAGSIVDRLRQIVAAEGVEADPQALVLLSRRAGGSMRDSQSLLEQLLAVGGREITVDDVNHLLGTASDERLSRMAGHLVARDAAAAIAELDAAASSGVDSGQLLDQLLVYFRDLMVAAVGGSGEILLQSDPALQKLAAEQAQQLGLQTVLAAMQVLDHTLARLRYSTQGRVLAELALVRICQLADLEELPALIQQIKSGTDVTPSNDAVSRPVVQRAPAPAAQPVRQVSSSTTAAARPASRAEPSESATQNEVKKNGEVASVNLSDETPAPTLNSSQPSSLQPADAPRLWQQTLARLQGMAADYANQAGHVAISAPNLLVVTFAKKYNLAKAFCEKTDQLEKIERALAEVAGQPMRVSFVLEQSAGPTTTTAARPPQGRDRVREKAKHPMVSRAIELFEARPLRVDDRNV from the coding sequence ATGGCCAGCGACGGATTACCCGGTCTCAGCGACGACGCCAGTCCGTCCGGGGGCGTTCATCGGGAAGGCGGCAAGAAGGAATATGTCGTCGTCGCCCGCCGTTATCGACCGCAGACCTTTGCCGAGCTGGTCGGACAGGAGCACGTCGCCCGTGCTCTTACGGCCGCGATTACGAGCAACCGTGTCGGTCACGCGTATTTGTTCACCGGCGCCCGTGGTGTCGGTAAGACTTCGGCCGCGCGGATTCTGGCCAAATGTCTGAATTGCCAAGAGGGGCCGGCGCCGGTCCCTTGCGACCGCTGCGATAGCTGCTTGAGCATCGCGGCCGGCGATGACGTCGACGTGCTGGAAATCGACGGCGCCAGCAATCGCGGCATCGAAGAGATGCGCGAGCTGCGGCACAACGTGGCGATTCGCCCCAGCCGGTCGCGCTTCAAGATCTACATCATCGACGAAGTCCACATGCTCACGCGCGAGGCATTCAACGCCTTGCTGAAGACGCTGGAAGAGCCGCCTGAGCACGTGAAGTTCATCTTCTGCACGACCGAGGCCGAGAAGATCCCGGTAACGATCCTGTCGCGCTGCCAGCGATTTGATTTCGCCGGCATCCAGGCCGGTTCGATCGTCGATCGGCTGCGGCAGATCGTGGCGGCCGAAGGGGTCGAAGCCGATCCGCAAGCGCTCGTGCTGCTGTCGCGGCGGGCCGGCGGTTCGATGCGCGACAGCCAATCGCTCTTGGAGCAATTGTTGGCGGTTGGGGGGCGCGAAATCACGGTCGACGATGTGAATCATTTGCTCGGTACCGCGTCTGACGAGCGCCTGTCGCGGATGGCTGGACACCTGGTGGCGCGCGACGCCGCGGCGGCCATTGCCGAACTCGATGCCGCCGCTTCATCGGGTGTCGATAGCGGGCAATTGCTCGACCAATTGCTCGTGTATTTTCGCGATTTGATGGTGGCCGCCGTGGGCGGCTCGGGCGAAATCCTGCTGCAATCGGATCCAGCGCTGCAAAAACTGGCCGCCGAACAGGCGCAGCAACTGGGCCTGCAAACCGTGCTGGCCGCAATGCAGGTGCTGGACCACACGCTCGCCAGGTTACGCTATAGCACGCAGGGCAGGGTATTGGCGGAACTGGCACTCGTTAGAATCTGCCAACTTGCCGACCTGGAAGAATTGCCAGCGCTGATTCAACAAATCAAATCGGGAACGGACGTCACGCCGTCAAACGACGCGGTGAGCCGCCCCGTTGTGCAGCGCGCGCCGGCGCCGGCCGCGCAACCGGTGAGGCAGGTCAGCTCATCGACCACTGCCGCTGCGAGACCCGCCTCTCGGGCAGAACCGAGTGAATCGGCGACGCAAAACGAGGTAAAAAAAAACGGTGAAGTAGCGTCGGTCAATCTTTCCGACGAGACGCCCGCCCCAACGCTCAATTCTTCGCAACCTTCCTCGTTGCAACCGGCCGATGCCCCGCGTCTTTGGCAGCAGACCTTGGCGCGTTTGCAGGGGATGGCGGCCGACTACGCGAATCAGGCCGGTCATGTAGCAATTTCTGCGCCAAACTTGCTGGTCGTTACCTTTGCCAAGAAGTATAATTTGGCCAAAGCCTTCTGCGAGAAGACCGATCAGCTCGAAAAAATCGAGCGGGCGCTGGCGGAGGTCGCCGGACAACCGATGCGCGTCAGCTTCGTGCTGGAGCAGTCGGCTGGCCCGACGACGACCACCGCGGCCCGGCCGCCTCAGGGGCGCGATCGGGTTCGCGAGAAGGCCAAGCATCCGATGGTTAGCCGCGCGATCGAGCTGTTCGAAGCGCGGCCGCTGCGGGTCGACGACCGGAACGTCTAG
- a CDS encoding M56 family metallopeptidase, with the protein MNAPSLQLIERLSRAWWGWVTAASWQLALLTCLVAAAVVLLRRASPRLRHALWLLVIIKVFIPPGLTAPWSVGRLARPWLDAAGVLSWRPATDRGTDNADANLTHPTEGSSEDRSTSADVTHSEPASTAARLPATAWLMFTWGAGLFLFWGLVACRYARVLHALRAAQVIDEGPLRVELERIGLALRVKRLPELLATSQVTSPFLFGVVRPRIVLPVAMLDGLADHELRAVLTHELVHWQRHDVLVGWLQVAAQGLFWFHPFVWWANRELRHERECACDEAVLRQSELPAEQYGDSIVRVLTAARGRSLAAGSLVGVFERGTKLQNRLEEIMEFETRRPRSSWLSGLAVALFALLAFPMAPGAAPFNAAAEDKSAAEAPAATTTKYPQIVATEPAIGATDVDPNLSSISVTFDRDMQGGMSWTGGPPEFPETRKGEKAAWKDRRTCLLRVKLAGGTLYRVGINSTSYQNFRSAEGVAARPAAIYFVTKGAAPDVVARVRAPKVASIFPADGAKDVDPNIKQLSVTFDIPMGQGMSWVDVGPNFPTREKGRQAAWTADGLTCTLPVKLEPDHDYQFGLNDPDYINFQSRFGVPLAPKVYRFRTAAK; encoded by the coding sequence ATGAACGCACCAAGCCTGCAATTGATTGAGCGGCTTTCGCGCGCGTGGTGGGGGTGGGTCACAGCGGCCAGTTGGCAATTGGCCTTACTCACGTGCCTGGTCGCCGCGGCGGTGGTCTTGCTGCGCCGTGCATCACCACGCTTGCGGCATGCGCTGTGGCTGTTAGTCATTATCAAAGTCTTCATTCCGCCCGGACTGACGGCGCCGTGGAGCGTCGGGCGATTGGCCCGGCCGTGGCTCGACGCCGCGGGAGTTCTGTCGTGGCGCCCCGCGACCGACCGCGGGACTGATAACGCCGATGCGAACCTGACACACCCGACCGAGGGCTCCTCAGAAGATCGTTCGACGAGTGCCGATGTAACGCACAGCGAGCCGGCGTCGACGGCCGCGCGATTGCCGGCCACCGCCTGGCTCATGTTTACCTGGGGGGCGGGCCTATTCTTGTTCTGGGGCCTCGTCGCGTGTCGCTATGCCCGTGTGTTGCACGCGCTGCGCGCGGCGCAAGTGATCGACGAAGGCCCGCTGCGCGTCGAGCTCGAGCGGATCGGTTTGGCCTTGCGTGTGAAGCGATTGCCGGAGCTCTTGGCCACCTCGCAGGTGACCAGCCCTTTCTTGTTTGGCGTCGTAAGGCCGCGGATCGTGCTGCCGGTGGCGATGCTCGATGGCCTTGCCGATCACGAGTTGCGTGCTGTGCTGACGCACGAGCTCGTGCACTGGCAACGCCACGACGTGCTCGTCGGGTGGTTGCAGGTGGCGGCACAGGGTTTGTTCTGGTTTCACCCGTTCGTGTGGTGGGCCAATCGCGAGCTGCGGCACGAGCGTGAATGTGCGTGCGATGAAGCTGTCTTACGACAGAGTGAGCTACCCGCCGAGCAATATGGCGATTCGATCGTCCGCGTGCTGACAGCGGCGCGGGGTCGGTCGCTGGCGGCAGGCAGCCTGGTGGGCGTGTTCGAGCGTGGCACGAAACTGCAAAACCGATTGGAGGAAATCATGGAATTCGAAACACGAAGGCCAAGATCGTCATGGTTATCCGGACTGGCCGTGGCCCTATTTGCATTGCTCGCATTCCCGATGGCGCCAGGGGCCGCGCCGTTTAACGCGGCTGCGGAGGATAAGAGCGCGGCCGAGGCGCCGGCCGCCACGACGACCAAGTATCCGCAAATTGTTGCGACGGAGCCGGCGATCGGCGCGACGGATGTCGATCCGAACCTCTCTTCGATCTCGGTCACTTTCGACCGTGATATGCAAGGCGGAATGAGTTGGACCGGCGGACCCCCGGAATTTCCCGAGACTCGAAAGGGTGAGAAAGCCGCGTGGAAGGATCGCCGCACGTGCCTTCTTCGCGTGAAGCTGGCCGGGGGCACGCTCTATCGCGTTGGCATCAATTCGACCAGCTATCAGAACTTTCGCTCGGCCGAAGGGGTCGCGGCACGACCTGCCGCGATTTATTTCGTTACCAAGGGGGCGGCGCCGGACGTCGTCGCGCGGGTCCGGGCTCCCAAGGTGGCGAGCATCTTTCCTGCTGATGGCGCAAAGGACGTTGATCCCAACATCAAACAGCTGAGCGTGACTTTCGACATACCGATGGGCCAGGGCATGTCCTGGGTGGACGTTGGCCCGAACTTCCCCACGAGGGAAAAGGGGCGGCAAGCTGCCTGGACAGCGGACGGTCTGACTTGCACGCTGCCAGTTAAGCTCGAGCCCGATCACGATTACCAGTTCGGCCTGAACGATCCGGACTACATCAACTTCCAAAGCCGCTTTGGTGTGCCGCTCGCGCCGAAGGTCTATCGCTTCCGGACGGCGGCCAAGTAA
- a CDS encoding putative zinc-binding metallopeptidase, which produces MDQGMQNYQCACGNTVFYDNSQCVACGKDLGFCPTCRNIVSLLSDGSGQYTCGNLNCGAALAKCQNYAEHNVCNRCVTADAAGSLCDCCRFNDTIPDLTVAGNWEKWRLLESAKRRLFYDLDELGLPYGKASDQVNPPLTFDFKADVIPGKNFWRSMGKGKVERVYTGHAAGRITINIKEADDVEREKLRVDFGEAHRTLIGHFRHEIGHYYWDQLVKGRREDECREVFGDHDSPTYAEALERYYKDGAPADWAQRHVSAYATMHPWEDFAETWATYLDMISGLDTAQHVGFGGETEPIEADVDDMVKRYQQLGIALNEVNRSMGLLDVVPEIFVDPVVVKLRFIHQLVRAGRAENGALGGQPPVVADTVAASADAPSANGQGVVTAGVAGPPQ; this is translated from the coding sequence ATGGACCAGGGTATGCAGAATTATCAATGTGCTTGTGGGAACACCGTCTTTTATGACAACAGTCAGTGCGTGGCTTGCGGGAAGGATCTCGGCTTTTGTCCGACGTGCCGGAATATCGTGTCGCTTTTATCCGACGGCAGCGGCCAGTACACCTGCGGCAACTTAAACTGCGGTGCCGCGCTGGCCAAGTGCCAGAACTATGCCGAACACAACGTCTGCAATCGTTGTGTGACGGCCGATGCGGCGGGCTCGTTGTGCGACTGCTGCCGCTTCAACGACACCATTCCCGATCTGACGGTCGCTGGAAATTGGGAGAAGTGGCGCCTGCTCGAATCTGCCAAGCGTCGCTTGTTCTACGATCTGGATGAACTGGGCCTCCCTTACGGCAAGGCGAGCGACCAGGTCAATCCGCCGCTGACGTTCGACTTCAAGGCCGATGTCATACCCGGCAAGAACTTCTGGCGCTCGATGGGCAAAGGGAAAGTCGAAAGGGTCTACACCGGGCACGCGGCCGGGCGCATCACGATCAATATCAAGGAAGCCGACGACGTCGAGCGTGAAAAGCTCCGCGTTGATTTCGGCGAGGCGCACCGCACCTTGATCGGCCACTTTCGCCACGAAATCGGCCATTATTACTGGGATCAATTGGTGAAGGGGCGTCGCGAGGACGAATGCCGAGAAGTCTTTGGCGATCATGACAGCCCCACCTACGCCGAGGCGCTGGAGAGGTACTACAAGGACGGGGCACCCGCCGACTGGGCGCAGCGCCATGTCAGCGCCTACGCCACGATGCACCCCTGGGAGGACTTTGCAGAAACCTGGGCCACGTATCTGGACATGATCAGCGGCCTGGATACGGCTCAGCATGTCGGTTTCGGCGGCGAGACGGAGCCGATCGAGGCCGACGTCGATGACATGGTGAAACGCTATCAGCAATTGGGCATCGCCCTGAACGAAGTCAATCGCAGCATGGGGCTCTTGGACGTGGTGCCCGAGATTTTCGTCGACCCCGTGGTCGTCAAGCTGCGATTCATTCATCAATTAGTGCGCGCGGGCCGCGCCGAAAACGGCGCATTAGGCGGCCAGCCGCCGGTCGTCGCCGACACAGTCGCGGCGAGTGCCGACGCACCCTCGGCGAACGGGCAGGGCGTGGTCACGGCCGGCGTCGCCGGACCGCCGCAGTAA
- a CDS encoding alkyl sulfatase dimerization domain-containing protein, which translates to MRCARAIVLLLVAGTSMAAEPKDATTATRQANQRVREQLPFADRQSFDEAHRGFIAPLSKEVIRTEAGDAVWDPNKYAFIEEGKDAPDTVNPSLWRQSQLVNISGLFKVVDRIYQVRNGDLSNMTIIEGVSGIIVVDPLISAETARAALELYFQHRPKRNVVAVIYSHSHIDHFGGVRGVVSGDDVQAGKVQVYAPEGFFEHAISENVMAGNVMGRRANYMYGNLLPPEPRGQVGAGLGMTTSTGTVTLIPPTVYIRRDGQEETIDALKFQFLLAPGSEAPAEMHWYLPELKALTVAENACHTQHNLYSLRGTKLRDPLAWSKYLHKSVRQWGGEAEVLYGMHHWPVWGTERVVEHLEKQRDMYRFINDQTLRLANQGLTMTEIAETVELPEPLAKYWSNRDYYGTLNHNVKSTYVFYLGWFEGNPATLHRLPPVEASKKYVAYMGGAEAVLSKAREAFKEGDYRWVAEVVNHVVFAEPENIAAKELQADTLEQLGYQAESGPWRNFYLTGAKELRDGIKRGANAAATVGDVVEALTLDQFFDYLGIRLNAPKAAGKKITLNFDFTDTKERYVLKLADSVLNHWDGDQAADADATLSLERSTLNKIMLRQLTMPEALGDGSVKITGKVASVGQLFGLLDTFDAWFPIVTP; encoded by the coding sequence ATGCGCTGTGCAAGAGCGATCGTGCTGCTGTTGGTTGCCGGAACCAGCATGGCTGCCGAGCCAAAAGACGCGACCACCGCCACGCGTCAAGCGAACCAGCGCGTGCGGGAGCAATTGCCCTTTGCCGACCGGCAATCGTTCGACGAGGCGCACCGCGGCTTCATCGCGCCGCTATCCAAGGAGGTCATCCGCACAGAAGCGGGAGATGCGGTGTGGGACCCGAATAAGTACGCCTTCATCGAGGAAGGCAAAGACGCGCCAGACACGGTCAATCCCAGCCTGTGGCGGCAATCGCAACTGGTGAACATCTCGGGCTTGTTCAAGGTCGTGGATCGCATCTACCAGGTGCGCAACGGTGATCTTTCGAACATGACGATCATCGAGGGCGTGTCCGGAATCATCGTCGTCGACCCGTTGATCTCGGCCGAGACGGCGCGTGCGGCGCTAGAACTTTATTTTCAGCATCGGCCCAAGCGGAACGTGGTGGCCGTGATCTACTCGCACTCACACATCGATCACTTCGGCGGCGTACGTGGCGTCGTGTCGGGCGATGATGTGCAGGCCGGCAAAGTCCAGGTTTACGCCCCCGAGGGTTTTTTCGAGCACGCCATCAGCGAAAACGTCATGGCCGGTAATGTGATGGGGCGGCGGGCCAACTACATGTACGGCAACCTGCTGCCGCCCGAGCCGCGCGGGCAGGTCGGGGCAGGGCTCGGTATGACCACTTCGACCGGCACCGTGACCCTCATTCCGCCCACCGTCTATATCCGTCGCGATGGACAAGAGGAAACGATCGATGCGCTGAAGTTTCAATTTCTGCTTGCCCCGGGCAGCGAAGCGCCCGCGGAAATGCATTGGTACCTGCCAGAACTAAAGGCGCTGACGGTTGCTGAGAACGCCTGTCATACGCAACACAACCTGTACTCGCTGCGCGGCACGAAGCTGCGCGATCCGCTGGCCTGGTCGAAATATCTGCACAAGTCGGTAAGACAGTGGGGCGGCGAGGCCGAGGTCCTCTACGGCATGCACCACTGGCCTGTGTGGGGCACCGAACGCGTGGTCGAGCACCTGGAAAAGCAGCGCGACATGTACCGCTTTATCAACGATCAGACGCTGCGGCTGGCCAATCAGGGCCTGACGATGACCGAGATCGCCGAAACGGTCGAGCTGCCCGAGCCACTGGCGAAGTATTGGTCGAACCGCGACTACTACGGCACGTTGAATCACAACGTGAAATCGACGTACGTGTTTTACCTGGGCTGGTTCGAGGGCAATCCCGCCACGCTGCATCGCTTGCCGCCGGTCGAAGCCAGCAAGAAGTACGTCGCCTATATGGGCGGAGCCGAAGCCGTGCTGTCCAAAGCGCGCGAAGCATTCAAGGAGGGGGATTATCGCTGGGTGGCCGAAGTCGTGAACCATGTCGTTTTCGCCGAGCCGGAGAATATTGCCGCCAAGGAACTTCAGGCCGACACGCTTGAGCAGCTTGGCTATCAGGCGGAATCGGGACCGTGGCGGAACTTTTACCTGACCGGCGCCAAGGAGCTGCGCGATGGCATCAAGCGCGGCGCCAATGCGGCGGCGACCGTCGGCGACGTGGTCGAAGCCCTGACGTTGGATCAGTTCTTCGATTACCTGGGAATCCGACTCAATGCACCGAAAGCGGCTGGCAAGAAGATCACGCTCAATTTCGATTTCACCGACACCAAGGAGCGCTACGTGCTCAAACTGGCCGACTCGGTGCTGAATCATTGGGACGGAGATCAGGCGGCCGACGCCGACGCGACCTTGAGCCTGGAGCGGTCGACGCTGAACAAGATCATGCTCAGGCAGTTGACCATGCCCGAGGCCTTGGGCGACGGCAGCGTCAAAATCACGGGCAAAGTGGCGAGCGTGGGGCAGTTGTTCGGCTTGCTCGATACGTTCGACGCGTGGTTCCCGATCGTGACGCCGTAA
- a CDS encoding BlaI/MecI/CopY family transcriptional regulator translates to MTRRDEQTPLSPAEWEIMKILWDHGPLAARDVFARLPQKRGWAYKTVKTLLSRLVAKEALAYDQVGNSYLYRAAVDRQRMTRQEVRSIFERLISEASAPVLAQFIEEADLSDEEIRALKRQLDDKRKGR, encoded by the coding sequence GTGACACGACGTGACGAGCAGACGCCGCTTTCGCCGGCCGAGTGGGAAATCATGAAGATCCTGTGGGATCATGGACCACTGGCCGCCCGCGACGTGTTTGCGCGGCTGCCACAAAAGCGGGGTTGGGCCTACAAGACCGTGAAGACGCTACTGTCGCGTCTGGTGGCGAAAGAGGCACTGGCCTACGACCAGGTCGGCAATTCGTATCTGTACCGCGCGGCGGTCGATCGCCAGCGCATGACCCGGCAGGAGGTGCGATCGATTTTCGAGCGCCTGATCAGCGAGGCCTCGGCGCCGGTGTTGGCGCAATTCATCGAAGAGGCCGATCTCAGCGACGAAGAGATCCGCGCCCTCAAGCGCCAGCTCGACGACAAGCGAAAGGGTCGCTGA